The window ATAGCACTTGCGAATGGAAAGGCTCTGAGATTCTGAGTCTCCGTGGCTGTTCAAATCTTGAGAAATTGCCTCCCTTATTTGGTTTACTCTCTTTACGATATCTATATCTAGATGGCACTGCACTTGTAGAAATTCCCCCTGACATTGTTTCTTTGTCATCATTAGAAGTACTGTCTCTAAGTGATACTCCAATGGAAGAATTGCCGTCATCAATTGGTTGTCTCTCTTCACTTGTTAGTTTGTATTTGAAGAGATGTAAAAACCTTAAGAGTCTCCCAAACAgcatttgtgaattgaaatgtCTTGGGACTCTACATCTCAGTGGCTGTTCAAATCTAGAGAAATTGCCTCCTTTATATGGTTTATGCTCCTTAAACGGGATATATCTAGATGGCACTGCACTTGTAGAAATTCCCCCTGACATTGTTTCTTTGTCATCATTAAAAGTACTGTCTCTAAGTGATGCTCCAATGGAAGAATTGCCGTCATCAATTGGTTGTCTCTCTTCACTTGGTCGTTTGAATTTGCAGAGATGTAAAAAGCTTAAGAGTCTCCCAAACAgcatttgtgaattgaaatgtCTTAAGACTCTACATCTCAGGGGCTGTTCAAATCTAGAGAAATTGCCTCCTTTATATGGTTTATGCTCTTTACGAGATCTATATCTAGATGGCACTGCACTCGTAAAAATTCCCCTTGACATTTTCTCTTTATCATCATTGGGAGTATTGTTTCTAAATGATACTCCAATAGAAGAATTGCCGTCATCAATTGGTtatgaattgaatttttgtaaTTGCGTAAATTTGGACCAAAATGCACGTGGCACCATTATGGCAGATGCTGTCCAGAGAATTAAAGAATTAGCCATTGCTAGAAGTTATCCTTGTTTTTTGGTTGGTTTACCCGGAAGCAAAATGCCTGAGTGGTTGAGCTGTGAAGGCCCAGGATATTTAATAGAAACTTCGTTCCCTCCTGGTTGCTTCAATAATATGTTCCTGGGTTTTGTTTTTTGTGCTATTCTAGAATTCAAGGCTCCTGTTATGTATCCTCTACACTTAACATGTCAAAGCAGGTTCAAAAACAATAATGGCTACATAGGCGCCAGATTTACAAGTGAATATTTCTATTTGGAAAATACCATAGAATCAGATCATGTGATCTTTTGGTACAATGGCAATGACATTTACTTTTTAGATTGGCTCAAACAAAATTGTGACATGGAGAACGAGGCATCATTCTACCTCGAGCCTGAGCCTGAGAATGTGTATATGAAACAGGGGAAAGTGAAAAGGTTTGGGTTTCACTTGTTATATGACAAAGTTGAGCTAAACAAATGCAATCCTTGCATATGCAGAGAAGCCAATTTTCTGGAGCAATTAGAAGAAACAGCAAATGCCAACAATAAGAGAAGCAGGGAAGACTTCTACTCCAGTAATATCAATGGCAACCAAGAGCTGGAAACACACCCTAAAAGATTGAGGCCAAACTTCTTTATGGAAGATTACTTTTCAAATGCTCAGGATAGGATTAACTACGATGCTACTATGGTTCCTTCAAGTTCTTCATGTGAATTTGCTCCCAAATTCTACAAATTTCTTTGAAATTCGTCCCTACTAATTGTGGATAACTTGGGTTTGCGGCTCTCTTTCCCTGTAAGTCATCTCTATTTTTGTATTTTTACATTCTTCTGATATTTTGACATGACAATGTTTTGGCCTTCGTTCTAATCTAATTAAAATGCTATTAAtgatgatttgaaatttgaatgagattatttgatttaaataaaaaaattaaaccaaattgattttattttatttattcagtttaattatttttttttttcagttttaattaaaatttaaaaaaattttcggtATTATGATTTAGATcggttattaaattaaaaaactgacGGCAGACACTTCTCCATCTCCGCATACATTTCTAATTCGcattctatttcttcttcttttgccccTATCACCATCAGCAAGCTGCGTTGACATCTTCCAAATCTGGTCATCAACTTTCTGATCTGTCGGATCTCATTTGTTTTGGGCATCAACTTTCTGATCTGGCGAGTCTTACGAGCCCATCTCTCGCGACTTCAGTGGCGTCTTCCAGACTAACTCTACGCCAACCCCGGCCTTCTCCATCTCGCCTGTACGTTTCTAGAGTCGTTTCCGATGCCAACCCTTCTCTATCTCTTGTGATTTTGTTATTTTTGGATGATATTGGTAATTTATTTTGATCTGTAGTGTTGGATTTTCTTTGAAATCTAAAGATTTATATTTGATTTGTTTCGATTCTTGTGATCtgtaatattggattttatttttccttttcatttttcctttctcaagaACTGCTTCTCTTATACAACATTTTTTTGACTCTCAGCTTCCATTTCTCTTCTTCACTCAACGATTCAGAAGCCCTATGGTTTTAGTAGCCTCCAATTTCTCCCTCTCTTGCACAAACTTAATTAGCGACTATAAGTCTTCCATTTCAGGTGAGTTGCTTTTATGATCTAATGCTGAATATTCTATTTCTTATTTGTAAAATTTGCTTCTCAAAAGAAGTTTGAATCGCTAGTTGCAGAAACTTAGGCATTTGAATCTTGCTTCTATTATTTAAAATCTGCATAATATGTTATGCTGAACATTTGCTATGTTGTATATGATTGAACCCATATGTCAACGTTACCTTCTTCTGTTGGTGCTCCCTCTCCTTCTTGTTtgacctttctttttttttttttttgttccttcACCTCTTTGAGAGAAAATTACATGATCTCTTTCCAGGCAATTTGTCtacaattataaattttttaaaatttgtagcTGGTACCAATAACACCTCAATTATTGTCCAAATGTCCATAGTCATAAAATTACGCATTTGGAAGAAAGGAGTTTTATACGTATTGTTGATTCCTTGACTCTGTTCATCCTTGCTCTTCCTATGCGTATGTAGTATTTAAATTTGTGTACGTGCCTGTGCTATGATGTTTCTTTCTATGTTTGTCCATGTTATTGTTTATCATGTAGATCTCTTCTTACCATTAGAGAATGTTTAGTGTATGTTTATTATGCTTCACCCTCTTCTGTGGAAAGTTTTTGGTGGCTGAAAATGAAGAGGAAAAATAAACTCACAAACCCATTTTGATACTTGTTAAGGTTGTTACCTCCTCTAGTAAGTTTCAACACAGTGCTTCGTGATTTTTCTCTTTGTGGTTATGCTAGTTGAGTTCGTAGGACCATGAAAATTTTCTAGCATTCTTTCTGAGATTAAGTTGGTAAGTGGGGAAAGAATGAATTGTAAAGTAGAAGCAGCTCCTGGGCATGTGTCACTTTAGAATTGTAAAGTAGAAGCAGCTCCTGGGCATGTGTCACTTTAGAAACAAAAATCTAGTCCTTTGCTTTGTACGCTAGTTAAAGAAAAAACAAGTAAAAAATCTTGGTTTTgtatttgatgatttttttttctttgatgaaGATTCCAATCCTTTTGCTAGCTATTAAATTATAAACCTTCCTTTAGGCAGCCGTTAAATGATTTTATGTAGCTCTTTCTTTCAtcaaaaccaactttgaagggagTGTGTGCCTTCTTTTAAGATCTTTGCTTTATTTAGGGTAAGGATccacaaaaaaagaaagaaaaaaaaattcatattgcattttctttttacttCCATTTGATTTTTATTGAACTCTTTGAGGACCAATCTCTTATTACTATATTTTAGTGCTCTTGGCCAAATCCATTTGAATCATACCCTCTAGCCATGATTTTTTATTTGATGCATTAATTCAGTGGGATTATGAATTACTCTGTTTATAAAGCTAAAATCATCAACTTCTTAATTAGTAAACCAATTTATTTGATTGCTAAATTTGTGTTCTATTTGTCCTAATTGTGAAGTGATTTATTCCAGAATTTGTTGAATAATTGACATGTGGGATGGAGAAAACTGGTTTTAACACAAGGATGGAtgacaaattttaataaatgattcaATCGTGTAATTCCCGCTGTCAGTTGCAAAACCATGCaatcatttgccaaatctcaggtTCTGCTTTTTCTGATCACTAATGCTCACCATCATTGTTGTCCCTTTTTTCCCTATGCTGCCCATCAGCGGtgttgtttgtttgtttgtttgtttgttctttcctTTTGGCTTGATTGAGGTCCTTAAAACAATTTCAGTATCACTGCTCCTTATAgtcctaaaaataatttatagacATTAAAACTTATTGACAAATAATCTTCACATGGATATGGATGGTATGGAGTTCATGGAATGGTATAGGAGaataaagaattttttttaaatggatTTGGATGGTATGGAGTTCATGACAAACAATGTCCagattaattcaattatattattgtttatgataaataattttttttcctaatCATCCCATAATACTAGTGTACCTTAATTAAGATATTTTTAGTCTGAGAATTCCGATCATCCATATGCAGTATCATATTTAACAAGAAAAAAAAGATATTTTAATGAATATAGAGACAATTATTCCATTTCAAATCCAATTTAGCtctaaaaagaaatttaattaagaTGTATAAATTGTTAAATTTTGGGGGAAAGCACAATATAGTAACCTGTTTTTCATGCTTTTTCAATTCAAGGATTGAAGAAAATTTCATGACAAATCGATTATTGAACTATCGCGTCGTTAACAAATCGAGGGAAAAGGGCTAACGCCATTAAGTGCACTTATGGGTATGGATACAATTGTTTGAATGAATTTTGaacaaaaattattatgaaatattaaTTTGCATATTCATATCTGGAGATTTATGTATTTATAGGAGCTTTGGTATCTGGTGTATCCCACACCTGTAACTAAATTAGTTTCTTCACCTCTTAGCAAAGTGACATAAAGAAATAATTTCacctttaataaaattttgatctTCTAATTTATTGACATCATTAGCATCTGTAATTTATGAAAATGCTCTGCATTTATGATAAACAGTAGCTTCCACCATTCTAAAATCCTTTTTATTCACATTCATATTCAATTTCTTGCATGGATCATGAAATATGTGTATGTATATTCAACTTTTTTAAGCTAAAGTTTCATCTCTAACATGATTTCCTTTCTTGATGGAGTGTACTTAGTTTATGTTTTCAGAAGAAGAATTGTACTGCTGATTCTTTAGCACATTGAAACTTGTGGCATTGAAATTAAGGCTCTTATGTGAAATTGCATTCTGCAGCTCATTGTGTTCAATTCTGGTCTGATCCTCCAAATGAGATATTGAGTTTCCTCACGGCAGATGCAGTGGTAGTGACTCTATGTTAACTCAGGTTTAGAGCCTGTTCGTTTGTCTATAATTGAGTTTCCTCACAGAAGATGCACTCTAATTTGGTCTCTTTGGAAAAACAGGAGCGAAGCGCTTTGGAATTCTAATCAGATTACAAGCACTGCTTCCTCCTTCCTTCATCAGTGATTAGCTGCCCAAGTTAGTGACCATCCATCCTATTTTGACTACTCTTCGACAGTTTCTGTGGCTGATTTGTTGAAATGGCACAAGCCTGCTTCGGGATTCTTGAAATGCAATACAGATGCTTCCTCCCGTCTGCATCATAACAAAATTGAGCAGGTTGGGTTCTTTGTGATTGGAGAGGACAGCTGATTAAGGCTTGCTAAATTGAGCTTCTTGGTCCACCTGATCCGAAAATCACTGAAGCTCTCTCTCTCCAAGAAGCTCTTAGCTTGATTGATGGAAGGGGCATGCATATCACCTAATTTGTTAACTTATTCAACCTTGATTGAATGCTGATGTTGTTCCTTATCCTGCACTTATGGATGCCCAGTGCAAGAATTGTTAAGTGAAATCTGCTGTGACTTTATTTGATGAGATAACTAAGTAGGGACTCAAGCCTAATGTTGTCACTTATAAGGCAACTCAAGAAAATTACAGTGGCAAGCAGGAAATTTTGTCCATCTTCCATACTTGCAGTTGCGTAAAATGCAGCAATTGTTGTCGTTTTCTATAATAAGATTACTGCCATGTTGTGAATGTTTAAAAATGAGAACATGCAATATTTACACTGTAATTTTGGTGCATTTGCATCTAAGGAAAATTACAGGAAAAGTACTCCTGtaattttaatagtattttaaGTTCAGAATTAGCAGGGTTAATACTGGTGTATTGTTTTCGCTCATTGAGAGAAGTGTTGCTTTACTTTTtgtttttagtttcattattgtTCCTTAATGATGATGTGGCTCGTGGTCAATGCTTAATCAAGAAATATAAACAGTCAATGCATAGTGAATAATGGTGAATGGAAGGTCACTGTTCATGTTTCTAAGATTTGATGACCCTCTTGTGGCGTTTCCTTTACTCTCTGTTCGCTCATACCTGGACCGTAAACCATCAGCATCAGAAACAAATCAAGCAGTTTACTATACTTGTATTTCTTGTAAAAAATGACTAGCAGAATTGCAAATACCCTTTTAATGGATCTCTGGTAAAGTTTCTTGTAGCACGTATTTATGGGCAAAAGCAGGTCAAGAATTGAGATTATCAGATTTTTGAAGTGCTAATGTATTTCTTGCCTGTCACCTTGCTGCCCGCTTTGTATCATGTAGCTTGTTTTAGATACTTCAGAGATATTTAACGTCGAATATGGATATGTTTTGATTTGTGTCTCTCTTGATGCAGTCTCTGGATCTCTCTTATTTTGATTCTATTGTCACTGATTGTAAATTTTCTTCTTAATTAATTCTGCTCTGTTTCTGTTACTTGTAAATCAGTGAACACCGTTGTCCATTGCTTAACACAAATAATTTAGTATTTAGTTTAATCTCCAGAAGTGAGGTCTTGTCACTCACGATTTCTTGCGAAGATTTATCTTAATGCAATTTCCTtttgtttaatatatatatatatatatatatatatatatatatatatatatatatatatatatatatatcttttctcGTTGATATTTAAAAGAAGGTAGGAAAAAAAATCTGAAGAAGGTACAAATAAGATAAGGAATGAAACATCAAGAGATAATCAATAACACTGACACTAGAAAGGTCTACAGAATTTATAAACCTATGCTCTGATAACAATAAATATCACACTTGCGTTCCACTCTATAGAGGTAAAAGTGATAAGGAAAAACTGACAGTTTCTCCTAAAATATATCTAATTGGACATATGATGCTGAAAACCTGAAAGaatatgtaaatatatacatatatacataaagTGGCTCCATGCCAAATAGATATATCTTCATAGACACatgatttttttttccctctGTGGGAACCAAAAAAATATACAAATCTGAACTTTAGGTGGGTAGCAGCCTAAACACATAGATAATATATCTGACAATCCAAAATGATCAAAAGTTACAAAAAGAATACGTTGGCCCGACCTCCACTAGACTCTGCAGCTGGTGAAGTGGAAGAAAGGACAATGCTAACAAATGAGGACTACTGATAGAAGGATCACTAAAAAAAATCTGAAATATCAAAATATAAGATGTAAGTATAATTACTCAATGAGCGGATAAATAAATAAGAAAGGGGGAATAAACAAGGTTTTGATACTTAATAGTACCAGATGCTATACTAACAtatattaatttgaataaatatcaTTTGTTATAATTcacataattgagataaaataaaatttcatctttGTAAAAAAATATTGTAGAAATAACTTTGCTAATGATCATAAAATCATTAATATTCTCATATGCTCACAATATATTTCCTATAGAAAATGCTTGCATTTGGTGCATATAATAAACTCCAGCAATCAGAGTAATCTTGGCATCTGGGCTCTATAATGACACTACTAATAGCCCAAGAGCAATAAATATCTTTGGTCATACATATGTGCATAACTACCCCCAAAGGCAACCACATGATATATGCCCCAAAGGCTATGTATATATCAAGCCCATCCTAAAGACAATATAAATATAAGCTGAGCTAAAATTATATCACCTATCATCAAGGTGTTATCTATTCGGTGCATATATTGAGTGTATTCAGTCATTTACTCAGCTGTGCTTCTAAATCTCATTTCATTTAATAAAAAAACACATAATTACCATCATTCATTCCCATTTTTgcataaagaaaaaataacataGATAAATATATATTGAATAAAAATTATCAGTGTTAAATACTTATCCACTCACCTGTACTAAAAACTAATGAAGCCTAGACCGCTGGAGCACCCCTAGTATCTATAACAGGAGCTGGGTCATCTCCTAAAAGTGTAGGGAAAAGTAATACATTAAGAAAAGGAATTTTAAATCCTGAAGATGAAAGATGTGAGGGTGAAATGCATGATTTATTTatctaaaattcaaaaaaaaaaaatttcggtgGCATTTTCGGTATAAATTGGATGTCTTCTAAAATTCCAAGAACTCAACCAATTCTTCACAAGCCACAACACATTCAACAATAATTTAAAATCCCCCTCCAAGCCCTATATAATACATCCATAATTAATTCCACCCTTttctctcttaattttttttttctatccccCCATAATAATATTTTTCTCCTTCTTAACGCTTCATACTAAATTTTCTTCCAACAATAACTTTAGAATTCTTGCTCACATAAATATAATCAATATTCATTCATAACTCCAAAATCAACAAATTCTATATTCTAATTTCTTCAATCTCAACCAAATATTTAGGACTTAAAGAACCTAAACTTAATTCTCATAATTGAAAACTAATTCTTGATATTCACCTCTTAAAAATAcctaatatatatgtatatatattatagcTTTGAATTTCCTTGAAATTAATCCATAGAAACCCTTACTTCAATATCAATTTTACCACAAATCTTTACCCTAAACTTGCCTCCCTCAATTTCTTTTTCCATAGAAatcacaattaaataataaaggaAGTTAACTTAAGCTTAATATTtcacaagaaaaagaagaagaacttACCTATTAAAACTTAAGTTGTGCTATTGTGGGAAGAAATGAGTTTTAGCTAAGGTTTTTATGGATTTATGGGTGTAATTGAGTGATTTGGATGTAAAAGAAAGGATAAGGAAGAAGTTTGGGTTGAAGATGGAGGCATCAAAGTGAAATTTGGCTATGGAGTGTGTGAATTTCTCCTCCCCTGTTCTACTACCCGACTGCCTTGttctgttcttttttttttttttacacacatatatatataaatacaaatTCTAGAGTTATATTTTTATGGGCCCTCTAATTTGGTTTCATGGGTTGGGCTACTTGGCTGGGCCTTACAATTCCCTCCTCCtaaaaaaaatttcgtcctcTAAATTTACATACCTAACAGCGCAAACAAGTGTAGGTACTAAGCTCGCATATCCTCTTCtctttcccaagtagcttctttctTTGAATGATTGCTCCAATGAATTTTAACAAAAGGAATTGCTTTGTTCCTCAAGACTTTCTCTTCTTTATCAATGACCTCCactggttcttcctcatatgttagATCTTCTCTCAACTCGATTGGTTGCTTCTGGAGAATATGAGAAGGGTCACTTTTGTATCTTCTTAACATGGATACTTGAAAGACATCATGGATTTGTGATAACTCTGGAGGTATTGCTAAGTGATAAGCAACTGGTATGATCCTCTCTATAATCTCATAAGAACCTATAAAGCGAGGACTTAACTTTCCACACTTACCAGCGTACAATTCCCTTCAAGGAGAAATCTTTAAGAATACCTTATCACCAACattgtactcaatatctcttcttttcaaatctgcataactcttttgcCTATCTTGTCTTTGCTTTTAACCTACTCTTTATCATTCATTTTATCCATAGTTTGCTATACCATTTGGATCCTCTagttttctttccatttctttAGTCCAACGCATACTGAGGTTCTCGTCTCCTTCTATATAATGCCTCATAAGGAGCCATTCCAAGATTAGCATGATAAGTTATTTTAAGCAAACTCTATCAAAGAtacatacttctcccaacttcctttaaACTCTATTACACATGCCTAAGCATGTCTTCTAAATCTGAATAGTTAGTTCGGATTAACGATACATTTGTGGATGGAAGGAAGTACTAAACTTCATTTAGTTCCTAAAGCATTCTACAAACTAGGCCAAAATCGagatgtaaaccttggatctTTAAGCGAAACAATGAAAGCTGGAGCACCATGGAGTTTCACAATTTCATTGACATAAATCTACGCTAAATTATCTAAAGAATAATCCACCCTTACGGGCAAAAAGTGTGTTGATTTCATTAATCTATCAATTATTACCCAAGCGTGGAGTACAAGGTAATCTagaaacaaaatccatagtaatatgctcccacttccattctAGAATAGGAAGTGGCGCCTTCCCATTTGGatcttgatgctctgccttaacTTGTTAGCATACCAAGCACCTTGAAACAATTTACGCTATTTCCCTTTTCATACACAGCCACCAATAATTTTCTCTAAGATCTGATACATCTTAGTGCTACTCGAGCATAGAATAGGCGAATAGTGAGCCTCTTCCATTATCTCTCTTTTAGGTTTTCCACACTAGGTACACAtaactgccatcaaacattaaaGTCCCATCTTCACTAAGTGAAAAATCTAAGCAGTGTCATTTCTCACCTCATTGATGATCTTGTTTAATTGCTCATTTCGACTTTGAGTTTCTCTAACCCTTTCCACCAATACTGGTCTAACTTTTAGAGTTGCTAATAATGTCCTTGAATTATCCGTTGCTAACTTTTCTCTTAGAGATCAAAAATCTAATAATAATGGAAGTCTAACAGTTTTAACATATGCTAAATTACCGAGGGACTTTTGATTAAGGGCATCAGCTACCACATTAGCCTTGTCTGGATGATATttaatggtgcaatcatagtccttaagTAATTCAATCCATCTtctttgcctcaaattcaattctttttgtGTGAGGAGATATTTTAAGCTCTTATTATTTGTATAAATCTAACAAGTCTCACCATAAAGGTAATGCCTCCATGTGTTTAAAGCAAAAACCACTGTAGCTAAGTTTAGGTCATGAGTAGGATAATTTAATTCATGTGGTCTAAGTTGCCTAGAAGTATAAGCTATTATCTTCCCATGTTGCATCAGAACACAACCTAACCCCTtgcgagaagcatcactatacacAATAAATTCGCCTACTCCCGAAGGTAGAGTAAGAACTGGAGCTGAAGTTAAACATGCCTTAAGCTTCTCAAAACTCTCTTAGCATTCTTTTgtccatcaaactttgcattctttctAAGCAATTTTGTCAATGGTCTTTGCAATGATGGAGAAATCTTAGACAAAACGCCTGTAGTACCTTGCTAATCCCAAGAAACTCCTAACCTCTGTAGCATTAGTCGGAGGATCCCATTTAACTACTGCTTCAATATTCTTAGGATCAACAAATACTCCCTCTGCTGAAATAACATGTCCTAAGAAGATGACTCTATCAAGCCATAACTCACATTTACTCAACTTGGCATACAATTGCTTGCTTCTTAAAGTTTGTTATACAATCTTCAAATGCTCCTTATGTTCTTCCTTACTAcgagaatacaccagaatattatTGATAAATATAATAACAAAGTTGTCCAAATAGGGTTTGAACACCCTATTCATGAGGTCCATAAAGCGGTGGTGCGTTGGTTAACCTGAAAGGCATaacaagaaactcataatgcccataacgAGTTTTGAAAGCTGTCTTTGGTACACTAAACTCCTTGAtcttcaattgatgatacccagaccgcaaatcaatcttggaaaacaccTTAGCACCTTAGAGTTGATCGAAGAGATCATCAATGCAGAGCAAAGGATACTTATTCTGCACTGTGACTTGATTTAACTACCTATAATCGATACATAACCTTagagtgccatcctttttcttcacaaataaaatAAGAGCTCCCTAAGGTGATACACTAGGCcttataaagcccttatcaaccaATTCTTGTAATTGTACTTTTAACTTTCTCAATTCTGCTGGAGTCATTCTATATGATGCCATTAAGATAGGGGCTGTACTAGGATTCAAATCAAAGAAGAACTCATCTCCCTATCAAGAGGTAATCCCGGAAGTTCATCAAGAAAAACATCAGGAAACTCACACACAATTGGAATGTCCTCTAACTTAGGCACTTTTAGGCTGGTATCAACCACATAAGCTAGGTATGCTTGACAACCCTTCCTAAGCATCTTCCTGGCAGTCATAGCAGAAATCACAGAGGAAGGAAAAGAACACCTTGCTCCATAAAAGATAAACTTGGGCCCCCTATGGCAATCAAACATCACTGTCTTCTCAAAACAATCTACTGCGGTATGGTGACAggataaccaatccatgcctagcaTAACATCAATATCCTGAAGATGTAAAGGAATCAAGTCTGCTAGTAACTCATGATCACCCAATTTAACAACACAATCCTTGTACACATGCTCACATATAATAGAATTCCCAACTGGTGTACCCATAAATAATCCACAATCTAGAGGTTTCAATTTTCTATCATCATGCATAGAAAATGATTGAGACACTAAAGGAATGAGTGGACCCGAGTGGTCTATAAGAATCGTGCATCCCTACcaaatatggtcaaaatactcATCACAACTTCTAGAGATGTTGTTGCCTCCTCTTGTGTCATAGCAAAGACTACGGCTTGAGTGCGAGGCCTACCAAGTTGTCTTTGTGGGTTTAGGCGAGTGATGAAGTTGCCCCTGTAGTCTTACTTTCACTAGGTCTTG of the Hevea brasiliensis isolate MT/VB/25A 57/8 unplaced genomic scaffold, ASM3005281v1 Scaf32, whole genome shotgun sequence genome contains:
- the LOC131177075 gene encoding uncharacterized protein LOC131177075; the encoded protein is MAPYEALYRRRREPQELYAGKCGKLSPRFIGSYEIIERIIPVAYHLAIPPELSQIHDVFQVSMLRRYKSDPSHILQKQPIELREDLTYEEEPVEVIDKEEKVLRNKAIPFVKIHWSNHSKKEATWEREEDMRA
- the LOC131177074 gene encoding disease resistance protein RPV1-like, yielding MLSVVPTVIKDSLNRKKVLAVLDDVNDPEQLEALAINDDDCFGLGSRIILISRDKHVLSSAKKINEVKVYEVKGLDCSDALQLLSMKAFKQNHPPVEYRELSKRVETYCKGVPLALKVLGSYLCGRTSKEWESALNKLKVSPDYNILKVLKVSYNALDRMEKSIFLDIACFFKGYDKSWVEDILDDWVIIRLMDKCLITIVDDKLEMHDLIVEMGQDIARRKGNRLWISTDICQMLATNDNKAKKVVEGLFLDISTIGRVYLNPAVFSRMHNLRLLKFYGSSWLKKEGTGSIFESSGSDCLKSLPNKLRLLHWEEYPFKSLPLNFSMENLARLIMPCSEVEELWNGSTCLPNLKSLDLNCSENLKIVPDFSMMTSLEVINFDGCESLIEIPSSIQCLERLRFLDIGQCKKLISLPQMPRGIKYLYLNYSGVEEWSPSSIQFLDNLRFLNISHCENLRSLPRIIYCNTLTLDISFCPNLIMAPQIMEMLNGLPNSTCEWKGSEILSLRGCSNLEKLPPLFGLLSLRYLYLDGTALVEIPPDIVSLSSLEVLSLSDTPMEELPSSIGCLSSLVSLYLKRCKNLKSLPNSICELKCLGTLHLSGCSNLEKLPPLYGLCSLNGIYLDGTALVEIPPDIVSLSSLKVLSLSDAPMEELPSSIGCLSSLGRLNLQRCKKLKSLPNSICELKCLKTLHLRGCSNLEKLPPLYGLCSLRDLYLDGTALVKIPLDIFSLSSLGVLFLNDTPIEELPSSIGYELNFCNCVNLDQNARGTIMADAVQRIKELAIARSYPCFLVGLPGSKMPEWLSCEGPGYLIETSFPPGCFNNMFLGFVFCAILEFKAPVMYPLHLTCQSRFKNNNGYIGARFTSEYFYLENTIESDHVIFWYNGNDIYFLDWLKQNCDMENEASFYLEPEPENVYMKQGKVKRFGFHLLYDKVELNKCNPCICREANFLEQLEETANANNKRSREDFYSSNINGNQELETHPKRLRPNFFMEDYFSNAQDRINYDATMQAALTSSKSGHQLSDLSDLICFGHQLSDLASLTSPSLATSVASSRLTLRQPRPSPSRLYVSRVVSDANPSLSLVILLFLDDIGAKRFGILIRLQALLPPSFISD